In Streptomyces sclerotialus, one genomic interval encodes:
- a CDS encoding SAV2148 family HEPN domain-containing protein — translation MSSGGLELPPGDDGHEGGSIDAPPGAVSLARPLEIGAELEWGAEAWSEVRTRARRAGRAYIWLNLVEQRLRAVVAAVLRPIYEPVHGDEWVVAAAGPAGQEWVQRAVAVREVSRRKGYLLDPADDNIISFLTLPQLRELMVQHWPCFEPYFDDRRDVELALDELEVARNIVSRNRALSETVLAQAERASARLLEILGSGIGTRTAGRLPIDAVEDLVGDRYADVVGVHPDRVRLQRQLPAEDLFGGARRLDAVGIGLNLLVQNYSGRRLVRLAESGCRVRLLFLNPASSAVRRRERELGLKKGEMSRSIEMNIMHMRRVRARLRDPGAFEIQVFDETPRFTAYLVDGDGPDGIAVVQSYLRRSRGMEVPVLVLRGGGREVVRHEDGRESDHGLFEVYREEFESVWADARPVS, via the coding sequence GTGAGCTCGGGCGGGTTGGAGTTGCCTCCTGGTGACGATGGTCATGAGGGCGGCTCCATCGACGCACCGCCCGGCGCGGTGTCCCTCGCACGCCCCCTGGAGATCGGGGCGGAGCTGGAGTGGGGTGCCGAGGCCTGGAGCGAGGTACGTACCCGCGCCAGACGCGCCGGGCGTGCCTACATCTGGCTGAATCTCGTCGAACAACGGCTGCGCGCCGTCGTCGCGGCCGTGCTGCGCCCCATCTACGAGCCGGTGCACGGCGACGAATGGGTGGTCGCGGCGGCCGGGCCCGCCGGTCAGGAGTGGGTGCAGCGCGCCGTCGCCGTGCGCGAGGTCAGCCGCCGCAAGGGGTACCTCCTCGATCCCGCCGACGACAACATCATCAGCTTCCTCACCCTCCCGCAGCTGCGCGAGCTGATGGTCCAGCACTGGCCCTGCTTCGAGCCGTACTTCGACGACCGGCGCGATGTCGAGCTGGCCCTCGACGAGCTGGAGGTCGCCCGCAACATCGTCTCCCGCAACCGCGCGCTCTCCGAGACGGTGCTCGCCCAGGCCGAACGCGCCTCCGCGCGCCTCCTGGAGATACTGGGCTCCGGCATCGGCACCCGTACGGCCGGGCGGCTGCCCATCGACGCGGTCGAGGACCTGGTGGGCGACCGCTACGCCGACGTCGTGGGCGTCCACCCCGACCGGGTGCGCCTCCAGCGCCAGCTGCCCGCCGAGGACCTCTTCGGGGGCGCGCGGCGGCTCGACGCGGTCGGCATAGGGCTGAACCTGCTCGTCCAGAACTACTCGGGCCGCCGGCTGGTCCGGCTGGCCGAGTCCGGCTGCCGGGTACGGCTGCTCTTCCTCAACCCGGCCAGCAGCGCGGTCCGCCGCCGCGAGCGGGAGCTGGGCCTGAAGAAGGGCGAGATGAGCCGGTCGATCGAGATGAACATCATGCACATGCGGCGGGTGCGGGCCCGGCTGCGCGACCCCGGCGCCTTCGAGATCCAGGTCTTCGACGAGACCCCGCGCTTCACGGCGTACCTCGTCGACGGCGACGGCCCGGACGGCATAGCCGTGGTCCAGTCCTACCTGCGCAGGAGCCGGGGCATGGAGGTGCCGGTCCTGGTGCTGCGCGGCGGCGGCCGGGAGGTCGTCCGGCACGAGGACGGCCGGGAGAGCGACCACGGGCTCTTCGAGGTGTACCGCGAGGAGTTCGAGAGCGTGTGGGCGGACGCGCGGCCGGTGTCGTGA
- a CDS encoding SDR family NAD(P)-dependent oxidoreductase: MDLQLAGRRALVTGSSGGIGAAVAGMPAAEGCDVLAHGRNADAAAEVARRAAAHGVRAEVVLGDLGEPDGAARVAAVARDSGVHLLVNNAGPFAEHDWDGVRPADRQRAFEGNVFSAARTTQALLPALRAHGWGRVVDIGSRAVRTPLPNMVECSAAKAAVVNMTTTLARHLAGTGVTANRVSPGVIETPSTRRMFEERGEPAAEAAARYAPNPVGRLGRAEDIAGAVLYLASPSPTT; this comes from the coding sequence ATGGACCTGCAACTGGCCGGACGGCGGGCGTTGGTGACGGGAAGCAGTGGCGGCATCGGCGCGGCGGTCGCCGGGATGCCGGCGGCCGAGGGCTGTGACGTACTGGCGCACGGGCGGAACGCGGACGCCGCGGCGGAGGTCGCGCGCCGGGCGGCGGCGCACGGCGTACGCGCGGAGGTGGTACTCGGCGACCTGGGTGAGCCGGACGGCGCGGCGCGGGTGGCCGCCGTGGCCCGTGACTCCGGCGTGCACCTCCTGGTCAACAACGCCGGACCGTTCGCCGAGCACGACTGGGACGGCGTGCGGCCCGCGGACCGGCAGCGGGCGTTCGAGGGGAACGTGTTCTCGGCGGCGCGGACGACGCAGGCGCTGCTGCCCGCGCTCCGCGCGCACGGCTGGGGCCGGGTGGTCGACATCGGCAGCCGGGCGGTGCGCACGCCGCTGCCGAACATGGTCGAGTGCTCCGCCGCCAAGGCCGCGGTGGTGAACATGACGACCACCCTGGCCCGGCACCTGGCCGGCACGGGGGTCACGGCGAACCGCGTCAGCCCGGGCGTCATCGAAACGCCCTCGACGCGCCGGATGTTCGAGGAGCGCGGCGAGCCGGCGGCAGAGGCCGCGGCCCGGTACGCGCCCAACCCCGTCGGCCGGCTGGGGCGCGCGGAGGACATCGCGGGCGCGGTGCTGTACCTCGCGAGCCCCTCGCCGACTACGTGA
- a CDS encoding 3'-5' exonuclease, with protein MSWHKEPLVGFDLETTGTDVETDRVVTAAVIRLDAAGVAAPALSWVLDPGVPIPSEAAAIHGYSTDFVRRHGRPAAAGLAEITEALAAALGTGIPLVVMNARYDLSLLDRECRRHGVAPLSDRLGADPAPVVDPLVLDKHLDPYRKGKRTLQALCAHYGVVLDAAHEAGADAVAAVGVARRIGAKHPEVAGLTLPALHGLQRTAAADQAASFQRYLRRTDPSARVEPAWPLIPRG; from the coding sequence ATGAGCTGGCACAAGGAACCACTGGTCGGCTTCGACCTGGAGACCACGGGCACCGACGTCGAGACCGACCGGGTCGTCACCGCCGCCGTCATCCGGCTCGACGCGGCCGGAGTGGCCGCACCGGCACTGAGCTGGGTCCTCGACCCCGGAGTGCCGATACCGTCCGAAGCGGCGGCCATTCACGGCTACTCGACCGACTTCGTGCGGCGGCACGGCCGCCCGGCCGCGGCAGGTCTGGCGGAGATCACGGAAGCGCTCGCGGCGGCGCTGGGCACGGGCATCCCGCTCGTGGTGATGAACGCCCGGTACGACCTCTCGCTGCTGGACCGCGAGTGCCGCCGGCACGGCGTCGCGCCGCTGTCCGACCGGCTCGGCGCGGACCCGGCGCCGGTCGTCGACCCGCTCGTCCTCGACAAGCACCTCGACCCCTACCGGAAGGGCAAGCGCACGCTCCAGGCGCTGTGCGCGCACTACGGCGTGGTGCTGGACGCGGCGCACGAAGCGGGCGCGGACGCCGTGGCCGCGGTCGGCGTGGCCCGCCGGATAGGTGCGAAGCACCCGGAGGTCGCCGGGCTGACGCTGCCCGCGCTGCACGGCCTCCAGCGCACGGCGGCGGCCGACCAGGCCGCCTCCTTCCAGCGCTACTTGCGCCGTACCGACCCGTCGGCCCGCGTCGAGCCGGCCTGGCCGCTGATACCGCGGGGCTGA
- a CDS encoding SAM-dependent methyltransferase — protein sequence MPDNTPPAPSASPADVALPTPGHGPGSGPGGDGPPRLTRLDFHGPLSEERAGRMVQRLAAARPATVLDIGCGWGEFMLRMLDATPGATGIGIDLAADDLARGRANAAARGLADRVEFAEESGHGTTRGPADLVLCLGAGHAVSGPESPHNFRTVLRELRRLVAPGGRVLYGEGFWQRPPAAAELARMWPDAAPEEHVSLAELVDLAVDAGFRPAWVETANGDEWEAFESAYRCDVEEWLAAHPGHPLAPETCARADAHRRSWLAGYRDLLGIAYLTLVPAEPLPNP from the coding sequence ATGCCCGACAACACGCCTCCCGCACCTTCCGCATCTCCCGCAGACGTGGCGCTGCCGACGCCCGGCCACGGACCGGGCTCCGGGCCCGGTGGTGACGGGCCGCCCCGGCTGACCCGGCTCGACTTCCACGGGCCGCTGTCCGAGGAGCGGGCGGGGCGGATGGTGCAGCGGCTCGCCGCGGCCCGCCCGGCCACCGTGCTCGACATCGGCTGCGGCTGGGGGGAGTTCATGCTGCGGATGCTCGACGCCACGCCCGGCGCCACCGGCATCGGCATCGACCTCGCCGCGGACGACCTGGCCAGGGGCCGGGCGAACGCCGCGGCCCGCGGCCTCGCCGACCGCGTGGAGTTCGCCGAGGAGTCCGGGCACGGGACCACGCGGGGCCCCGCCGACCTCGTGCTCTGCCTCGGCGCCGGCCATGCCGTGAGCGGTCCCGAGTCGCCGCACAACTTCCGCACCGTACTGCGCGAGCTGCGCCGGCTCGTCGCCCCCGGCGGCCGCGTGCTGTACGGCGAGGGCTTCTGGCAGCGCCCGCCGGCCGCGGCGGAGCTGGCGCGGATGTGGCCGGATGCCGCCCCCGAGGAACATGTGAGCCTGGCCGAACTCGTCGACCTCGCCGTCGACGCGGGCTTCCGCCCGGCATGGGTGGAGACGGCGAACGGCGACGAGTGGGAGGCGTTCGAATCGGCCTACCGCTGCGACGTGGAGGAGTGGCTGGCCGCCCACCCCGGCCATCCGCTCGCCCCCGAGACCTGCGCACGGGCCGACGCCCACCGCAGGTCCTGGCTCGCCGGCTACCGCGACCTCCTCGGCATCGCCTACCTCACCCTCGTCCCGGCCGAGCCCCTGCCGAATCCGTAA
- a CDS encoding aminoglycoside phosphotransferase family protein produces the protein MTEASGGAGSAPGTPFTESRARDVLAAAGRPDAAADAKLLALGENAVFALGETGPVIRVGRSAELLARAERELRVARWLAEAGVPAVRAAEPAARLVDGHPVTYWERLPEPVRPAGPADLAELLRLVHALPEPPFELPRRELLGGVERWLRLAGDAVSREDAEYLRGRRDAFAAAATALEPHLPRGPLHGDALPRNVHVGPDGPVLVDLETFSRDLREHDLVVMALSRDRYGLGAEAYDTFVRAYGWDVRDWEGCAVLRGSRETASCAWVSQHAPGNPAALKEFRRRIASLREGDASVRWYPF, from the coding sequence ATGACCGAGGCGAGTGGCGGAGCCGGTTCCGCGCCGGGCACGCCCTTCACGGAGTCGCGCGCACGGGACGTGCTGGCCGCGGCCGGGCGGCCGGACGCCGCGGCGGACGCGAAGCTGCTCGCCCTCGGCGAGAACGCCGTCTTCGCGCTCGGTGAGACCGGCCCCGTGATCCGCGTGGGCCGCAGCGCCGAACTGCTCGCGCGCGCCGAGCGGGAGCTGCGGGTGGCGCGCTGGCTGGCCGAGGCGGGCGTACCGGCGGTGCGCGCCGCCGAGCCGGCGGCCCGGCTGGTGGACGGCCACCCCGTCACCTACTGGGAGCGGCTGCCCGAGCCGGTACGGCCCGCCGGGCCCGCCGACCTCGCCGAGCTGCTGCGGCTGGTGCACGCCCTGCCCGAGCCGCCGTTCGAGCTGCCCCGGCGGGAGCTGCTGGGCGGCGTGGAGCGCTGGCTGCGGCTGGCGGGGGACGCGGTGTCGCGGGAGGACGCGGAGTACCTGCGCGGCCGGCGGGACGCGTTCGCCGCCGCGGCGACGGCCCTGGAGCCGCACCTGCCGCGCGGCCCCCTCCACGGTGACGCGCTGCCGCGCAACGTCCATGTCGGCCCGGACGGCCCGGTCCTGGTCGACCTGGAGACCTTCTCCCGCGACCTGCGCGAGCACGACCTGGTGGTCATGGCCCTCAGCCGGGACCGGTACGGCCTGGGCGCCGAGGCGTACGACACGTTCGTACGGGCCTACGGCTGGGACGTACGGGACTGGGAGGGCTGCGCCGTACTGCGCGGCTCCCGCGAGACCGCCAGCTGCGCCTGGGTCTCCCAGCACGCCCCGGGCAACCCCGCGGCCCTGAAGGAGTTCCGCCGCCGCATCGCCTCCCTCCGCGAAGGCGACGCGTCGGTGCGCTGGTACCCCTTCTGA
- a CDS encoding carbohydrate ABC transporter permease — MTLATAPRRSARRPAGAGPRRDRGVWFLVLPALIPILVLSVGPLLYGVSLAFTDAQSGRTEPTRWVGLLNFGDLLEDTLFWESFRIGLVWAVGVTVPQFFLALGLALLLNEKLRLRWPARALAIVPWAMPEVVVGIMWRLVYHPDAGVLNETLRGFGLGEGRDWLSGLATALPAVIVVGVWAGLPQTTVPLLAGLQNVPRELHEAAAMDGAGAWRRFRTVTWPALRPVALAITALNFIWNFNSFALVFVLTDGGPGGRTRLPMLFAYEEAFRYGQFGYAAAMGLAMVAVIAVLLAVYLAGRLRAGEDDR, encoded by the coding sequence GTGACCCTCGCGACCGCGCCACGGCGGTCCGCCCGCCGCCCGGCCGGTGCCGGACCGCGCCGCGACCGCGGCGTGTGGTTCCTCGTGCTGCCCGCGCTGATCCCGATCCTCGTGCTGAGCGTCGGCCCCCTGTTGTACGGCGTGTCGCTGGCCTTCACGGACGCGCAGTCGGGACGTACCGAGCCCACCCGCTGGGTGGGGCTGCTCAACTTCGGTGACCTGCTCGAGGACACCCTCTTCTGGGAGTCCTTCCGCATCGGGCTCGTCTGGGCGGTGGGCGTCACCGTCCCGCAGTTCTTCCTCGCGCTCGGCCTCGCCCTGCTGCTCAACGAGAAGCTGCGGCTGCGCTGGCCGGCCCGGGCGCTGGCCATCGTGCCGTGGGCGATGCCCGAGGTCGTGGTCGGCATCATGTGGCGGCTCGTCTACCACCCGGACGCGGGCGTGCTCAACGAGACGCTGCGCGGCTTCGGGCTCGGCGAGGGCCGCGACTGGCTGAGCGGCCTGGCCACCGCGCTGCCCGCCGTCATCGTCGTGGGCGTCTGGGCCGGTCTGCCGCAGACGACCGTGCCGCTGCTGGCCGGCCTGCAGAACGTGCCGCGCGAGCTGCACGAGGCGGCGGCCATGGACGGGGCCGGCGCCTGGCGGCGGTTCCGTACGGTCACCTGGCCCGCGCTGCGTCCGGTGGCGCTGGCGATCACCGCGCTGAACTTCATCTGGAACTTCAACTCCTTCGCGCTGGTCTTCGTGCTGACGGACGGCGGGCCCGGCGGCCGCACCAGATTGCCGATGCTGTTCGCGTACGAGGAGGCGTTCCGGTACGGGCAGTTCGGCTACGCGGCGGCGATGGGGCTCGCGATGGTCGCCGTCATCGCCGTCCTGCTGGCTGTCTACCTGGCAGGCCGCCTGCGGGCAGGGGAGGACGACCGATGA
- a CDS encoding carbohydrate ABC transporter permease: protein MTARRGRTAAARAGQYLALLGYLLFLLLPFLWLLSTAFKPPRELGSIDPTWIPHEPTLANFRATFDEQPLLRSAANSLAAAAGAAVLAVVVATPMAYVLARFRTRMARAATGWVVVSQAFPLVLVIIPLFLLLKAVHLVDSLGGLTLVYLVWSLPFALWMLTGYVRAVPAELEEAAAVDGAGRVRTLVSVTAPLLMPGIVATALFAFITAWNEFFFALVLLKSPEKQTMPVVLTHFLGAEGVADLGPLAAAALLATLPGLVLFAVIQRRITGGMLAGAVKH from the coding sequence ATGACCGCCCGCCGCGGACGTACCGCCGCCGCCCGCGCCGGCCAGTACCTGGCCCTGCTCGGCTATCTGCTCTTCCTGCTCCTGCCGTTCCTGTGGCTGCTCTCCACCGCCTTCAAGCCCCCGCGCGAGCTGGGCAGCATCGATCCCACCTGGATCCCGCACGAGCCCACCCTCGCCAACTTCCGGGCCACGTTCGACGAGCAGCCGCTGCTGCGCTCGGCCGCCAACAGCCTCGCGGCGGCGGCCGGGGCCGCGGTGCTGGCCGTCGTGGTGGCCACGCCGATGGCGTACGTCCTCGCGCGCTTCCGTACCCGGATGGCGCGCGCCGCGACCGGGTGGGTGGTGGTCAGCCAGGCGTTCCCGCTGGTGCTGGTGATCATTCCGCTGTTCCTGCTGCTGAAGGCGGTGCACCTGGTGGACTCGCTCGGCGGGCTCACCCTCGTCTACCTCGTGTGGTCACTGCCCTTCGCCCTGTGGATGCTCACCGGGTACGTACGTGCCGTGCCCGCCGAACTGGAGGAGGCGGCGGCCGTGGACGGGGCCGGCCGGGTCCGCACCCTGGTGTCCGTGACCGCGCCGCTCCTCATGCCCGGGATCGTCGCCACCGCGCTGTTCGCCTTCATCACCGCATGGAACGAGTTCTTCTTCGCGCTCGTCCTGCTCAAGTCGCCGGAGAAGCAGACGATGCCGGTCGTCCTCACGCACTTCCTCGGCGCCGAGGGCGTCGCCGACCTCGGTCCGCTCGCGGCCGCCGCCCTGCTCGCCACCCTGCCAGGGCTGGTCCTCTTCGCCGTCATCCAGCGCCGCATCACGGGTGGCATGCTGGCCGGGGCGGTGAAGCACTGA
- a CDS encoding ABC transporter substrate-binding protein, with product MRRRTFLGAAASLGVAAAPVLAGCSGGGKASGSRRPLRFQSLAWQAESVRANKALVAEWNRLHPRSPVEYVQGAWPTVHDQLLTAFEGGEAPDIIHDASDDLADFAYGGHLADLTGLLPDRLTADIPEHSWRTGTFGGRVYGVPFLQEPRVLIANRKLLRAASGVRVPTPEDPWSWEEFRAAAKELSREGGGGGDRDGRRDRDTDGNGRRYGVAWPLKEPVSATLNLALSTGGRLFHRRADGRAEIRFDAADQVVPRTVHDQVNVDGSAARTTLGMGGSDTLPGFFAGRYAMVPLGFSYRQQIVQQAPEGFAWTVLPAPTGSAHAQGVSPQTLSIAADCPRKEEAMAFVAFLLRPANMVRLALGDWMLPTGTAALRDPRLRVRKYGWATGTALAGTLHAAPAQSVRGYPEWKDKIATPGLQEYYSGAIGLAELRGRLVEDGNLVLARYQR from the coding sequence ATGCGCCGCCGTACGTTTCTCGGCGCCGCCGCCTCGCTGGGCGTCGCGGCCGCCCCCGTACTCGCCGGCTGTTCCGGGGGCGGAAAGGCGTCCGGCTCCCGGCGCCCCCTGCGCTTCCAGTCGCTGGCCTGGCAGGCGGAGTCCGTACGGGCCAACAAGGCGCTGGTGGCCGAGTGGAACCGGCTGCACCCCCGCAGTCCGGTGGAGTACGTACAGGGCGCCTGGCCCACCGTCCACGACCAGCTGCTGACCGCCTTCGAGGGCGGCGAGGCGCCCGACATCATCCACGACGCCTCCGACGACCTCGCGGACTTCGCGTACGGCGGTCACCTCGCCGATCTCACCGGTCTGCTGCCGGACCGGCTCACCGCCGACATCCCGGAGCACAGTTGGCGGACGGGCACCTTCGGCGGGCGGGTGTACGGAGTGCCGTTCCTCCAGGAGCCGCGCGTCCTGATCGCCAACCGGAAGCTGCTGCGCGCCGCCTCCGGAGTGCGCGTGCCGACCCCGGAGGACCCCTGGAGCTGGGAGGAATTCCGTGCGGCGGCCAAGGAGCTGAGCCGCGAAGGGGGCGGCGGAGGGGACCGCGACGGGCGCCGGGACCGGGACACGGACGGGAACGGGCGGCGGTACGGCGTCGCCTGGCCGCTCAAGGAACCGGTGTCGGCGACCCTCAACCTCGCGCTGTCGACTGGTGGCCGGCTCTTCCACCGCCGCGCCGACGGCCGTGCCGAGATCCGTTTCGACGCCGCCGACCAGGTCGTGCCGCGAACGGTCCACGACCAGGTGAACGTCGACGGCAGCGCGGCACGCACCACCCTGGGCATGGGCGGCTCGGACACGCTCCCCGGGTTCTTCGCCGGGCGGTACGCGATGGTGCCGCTCGGGTTCTCGTACCGGCAGCAGATCGTTCAGCAAGCCCCTGAAGGGTTCGCGTGGACGGTGCTGCCGGCGCCCACGGGGAGCGCGCACGCCCAAGGCGTGAGCCCGCAGACGCTGTCGATCGCCGCCGACTGCCCGCGCAAGGAGGAGGCGATGGCGTTCGTCGCCTTTCTGCTGCGCCCGGCGAACATGGTGCGCCTCGCGCTCGGCGACTGGATGCTGCCCACGGGCACCGCCGCGCTCCGCGATCCCCGGCTGCGGGTGCGGAAGTACGGCTGGGCCACCGGTACGGCGCTGGCCGGCACGCTGCACGCCGCGCCCGCGCAGTCCGTGCGCGGCTATCCGGAGTGGAAGGACAAGATCGCCACGCCGGGGCTGCAGGAGTACTACAGCGGCGCGATCGGTCTGGCGGAGCTGCGCGGCCGGCTGGTCGAGGACGGCAACCTCGTGCTCGCCCGGTACCAGCGCTGA
- a CDS encoding S8 family peptidase produces MAHKRSSKKRLITGITAVVAATGIAAVTAVTADASPAEGKIYGASAKSAVSGSYIVMLKDQARTAESKDLAAEYGGKVERTYSAALDGFSATGLNETEAKRLAADPAVDKVVQNKKFSIDATQDSPPSWGLDRIDQEDTAGDSKYTYPDSAGEGVTAYVIDTGVRTTHKDFEGRASSGFDAVDGDDNADDGNGHGTHVAGTIAGAAHGVAKKAKIVGVRVLDDQGSGTTEQVVAGIDWVTKNHKGPSVANMSLGGGADEALDAAVQKAIEAGVTFGVAAGNESTDAGQGSPSRVKEAITVAASDKDDNQADYSNYGSVVDLYAPGTDITSDWNEGDDATNTISGTSMATPHVVGAAAVYLAGHQDAKPADVAKALTDGATPDKIANPGEGTPNKLLKIVE; encoded by the coding sequence ATGGCTCACAAGCGTTCCAGCAAGAAGCGGCTGATCACCGGCATAACCGCCGTCGTCGCCGCCACCGGCATCGCGGCCGTCACCGCGGTCACCGCCGACGCCTCCCCCGCAGAGGGGAAGATCTACGGCGCGAGCGCCAAGTCCGCCGTCAGCGGCAGCTACATCGTCATGCTCAAGGACCAGGCGCGTACGGCCGAGAGCAAGGACCTCGCCGCGGAGTACGGCGGCAAGGTCGAGCGCACCTACAGCGCCGCCCTCGACGGCTTCTCCGCGACCGGCCTGAACGAGACCGAGGCCAAGCGGCTCGCGGCCGACCCGGCCGTCGACAAGGTCGTCCAGAACAAGAAGTTCTCCATCGACGCCACCCAGGACAGCCCGCCGTCGTGGGGCCTGGACCGCATCGACCAGGAGGACACCGCGGGCGACAGCAAGTACACCTACCCGGACAGCGCGGGTGAGGGTGTCACCGCGTACGTCATCGACACCGGCGTGCGCACCACGCACAAGGACTTCGAGGGCCGCGCGTCCTCCGGCTTCGACGCGGTCGACGGTGACGACAACGCCGACGACGGCAACGGCCACGGCACGCACGTCGCGGGCACCATCGCCGGCGCCGCGCACGGTGTCGCCAAGAAGGCCAAGATCGTGGGCGTCCGGGTGCTGGACGACCAGGGCTCCGGCACCACCGAGCAGGTCGTGGCGGGCATCGACTGGGTGACCAAGAACCACAAGGGCCCCTCGGTCGCGAACATGTCCCTCGGCGGCGGGGCCGACGAGGCCCTCGACGCGGCCGTGCAGAAGGCCATCGAGGCCGGTGTCACCTTCGGTGTCGCGGCCGGCAACGAGTCGACCGACGCCGGCCAGGGCTCGCCGTCCCGCGTCAAGGAGGCCATCACCGTGGCCGCCAGCGACAAGGACGACAACCAGGCCGACTACTCCAACTACGGCAGCGTCGTCGACCTCTACGCCCCCGGCACCGACATCACCTCGGACTGGAACGAGGGTGACGACGCCACCAACACCATCTCGGGCACCTCGATGGCCACCCCGCACGTCGTGGGCGCCGCCGCGGTCTACCTGGCCGGACACCAGGACGCCAAGCCCGCCGACGTCGCCAAGGCGCTGACCGACGGCGCCACCCCGGACAAGATCGCCAACCCGGGTGAGGGCACGCCGAACAAGCTGCTGAAGATCGTCGAGTAG
- a CDS encoding LacI family DNA-binding transcriptional regulator, with protein MAHTVGIKDVARQAGVSIGTVSNVINRPDMVAKETRERVQAAITALGYVRSESARQLRAGRSRIIALLVLDMANPFFVDVAAGAERAARKAGLGVMLCNSAQSPAEEAEYLSLFAEQQVRGVLITPADLTGGTLARFRPRGIPLVFVDRVLGSGEGCSVSVDDVAGGALAARHLVEQGHEGLVYVSGPMFLTQCQDRRTGALQALREAGLPESALRHIETERMDVAAGRDAGARLLGMSPRPTAVFCANDLLALGVFQALYGAGVAVPEDIALVGYDDIEFAAAAAVPLTSVRQPARQMGRTAAEMLLEETGDLAAAHEHRQVVLAPELVVRASTLPGRA; from the coding sequence GTGGCGCATACGGTGGGTATCAAGGATGTCGCACGTCAGGCCGGCGTCTCCATCGGCACGGTCTCCAACGTGATCAACCGTCCCGACATGGTCGCCAAGGAGACCCGGGAGCGCGTACAGGCGGCGATCACCGCGCTGGGCTACGTCCGCAGCGAGTCGGCGCGCCAGCTGCGCGCTGGCCGCAGCCGGATCATCGCGCTGCTCGTGCTGGACATGGCCAACCCCTTCTTCGTGGACGTCGCGGCGGGCGCGGAGCGTGCCGCGCGCAAGGCGGGGCTCGGCGTGATGCTCTGCAACAGCGCCCAGAGCCCGGCCGAGGAGGCGGAGTACCTCTCCCTCTTCGCCGAGCAGCAGGTGCGCGGCGTACTGATCACCCCGGCCGATCTCACCGGCGGCACGCTCGCCCGGTTCCGGCCCCGCGGCATCCCGCTCGTCTTCGTCGACCGCGTCCTCGGCAGCGGTGAGGGCTGCTCGGTCTCCGTGGACGACGTGGCGGGCGGCGCGCTGGCGGCCCGGCACCTGGTCGAGCAGGGCCACGAAGGGCTGGTCTACGTCAGCGGGCCGATGTTCCTGACCCAGTGCCAGGACCGGCGGACCGGGGCGCTGCAGGCGCTGCGCGAGGCGGGCCTGCCGGAGTCGGCCCTGCGGCACATCGAGACCGAGCGGATGGACGTGGCGGCGGGCCGGGACGCCGGCGCCCGGCTGCTGGGCATGTCGCCCCGGCCGACCGCCGTGTTCTGCGCCAACGACCTGCTCGCCCTCGGGGTGTTCCAGGCGCTCTACGGCGCCGGGGTGGCGGTCCCGGAGGACATCGCGCTGGTGGGGTACGACGACATCGAGTTCGCCGCGGCCGCCGCCGTGCCGCTCACCTCCGTACGGCAGCCGGCCCGGCAGATGGGCCGGACGGCGGCCGAGATGCTCCTCGAGGAGACCGGCGACCTGGCGGCGGCCCACGAGCACCGCCAGGTCGTGCTCGCGCCGGAGCTGGTCGTCCGTGCGTCCACCCTTCCGGGCCGCGCCTGA